The Prunus persica cultivar Lovell chromosome G8, Prunus_persica_NCBIv2, whole genome shotgun sequence genome includes a region encoding these proteins:
- the LOC18767076 gene encoding probable F-box protein At2g36090 — protein sequence MSVAPVENMASLSTDLFYDILRRLDGPTLASAACACAAFCSISKEERLWEDVCSSMWPSTNREDVKSLILSIGGFRKFYADCFPLIVNKEVSGYQWNDYLEYPEEWTEAEYYGDMDEFESISPSDFVSLVDIRYKDKIICSKVLWGIPNANGFNGWFYNCPFRIDLLTYADRDDDNDGEVFLSVANGLPPITSMETERKDGKLWRGLRDGLRLSWIVVNKKIKQAANLASWCPLGGQRHWPTDKDFVIRFGSILPARDILPCQVVECILSMKFRVIYTEGEGVQTTLKLTELSMQLEDMEGSHVNGRNSLLILKEALSCRRSKNYSEVLESCHLYSKVQNELKEEKMRNESRLDRLCILSGIAAFVSFCYYVL from the coding sequence ATGTCAGTTGCACCAGTTGAGAATATGGCATCTTTGAGCACAGATCTTTTCTACGATATATTGAGGCGTCTTGATGGACCAACGTTGGCTAGTGCAGCATGTGCTTGTGCAGCATTCTGTTCCATCTCAAAAGAAGAGAGATTATGGGAAGATGTGTGCTCTTCTATGTGGCCTTCGACTAATAGGGAGGATGTCAAAAGTTTAATATTATCCATTGGTGGATTCAGAAAGTTCTATGCTGATTGTTTTCCCCTTATTGTAAACAAGGAAGTTTCAGGGTATCAATGGAATGACTACCTTGAATACCCTGAGGAGTGGACTGAGGCCGAATACTACGGCGACATGGATGAATTTGAAAGTATTTCACCGTCggattttgtttctcttgtGGACATCAGGTACAAGGATAAAATAATCTGCTCAAAAGTTCTTTGGGGCATTCCAAATGCAAATGGCTTCAATGGTTGGTTTTACAACTGCCCCTTTCGGATTGATCTTCTTACTTATGCTGATAGAGATGATGACAACGATGGTGAGGTTTTCCTTTCTGTTGCTAATGGTCTTCCACCAATTACTTCTATGGAGACAGAAAGGAAAGACGGGAAGTTGTGGCGGGGGCTTCGTGATGGACTCCGGCTTAGTTGGATTGttgtaaataagaaaataaagcaaGCTGCAAATCTTGCTAGCTGGTGCCCTCTTGGAGGTCAAAGGCATTGGCCAACAGACAAGGATTTTGTGATTCGCTTTGGATCCATCCTTCCCGCCAGAGACATCCTTCCATGTCAAGTAGTAGAATGCATCCTTAGTATGAAGTTCAGAGTGATTTATACTGAGGGTGAAGGTGTTCAGACAACTCTTAAGTTAACAGAATTAAGCATGCAGCTGGAAGACATGGAAGGTTCTCACGTCAATGGAAGAAACAGTTTGCTTATTCTTAAGGAAGCATTAAGCTGCCGTCGGAGCAAAAACTACAGCGAAGTTCTTGAGTCTTGTCACTTATACTCGAAGGTACAGAACGAGCTAAAAGAGGAGAAGATGAGAAACGAAAGCAGGTTAGATAGACTTTGTATCTTAAGTGGCATTGCTGCATTCGTAAGCTTCTGTTACTATGTTTTGTGA
- the LOC109950595 gene encoding outer envelope membrane protein 7 — MGKPTATQQAMVVFGALAVGWLAIEMAFKPWLDKVRAAMDKSDPARDPDEDDVVKADETAADE, encoded by the coding sequence ATGGGGAAGCCGACGGCTACGCAGCAAGCGATGGTGGTGTTCGGAGCCCTAGCGGTTGGTTGGCTGGCCATAGAGATGGCTTTCAAGCCCTGGCTTGACAAGGTTCGTGCCGCCATGGACAAGTCTGACCCTGCTCGCGACCCCGACGAAGACGACGTCGTCAAGGCTGACGAGACCGCTGCTGATGAATGA
- the LOC18767123 gene encoding small nuclear ribonucleoprotein Sm D1 has product MKLVRFLMKLNNETVSIELKNGTVVNGTITGVDISMNTHLKTVKLTLKGKNPVTLDHLSVRGNNIRYYILPDSLNLETLLVEETPRVKPKKPTAGRPVGRGRGRGRGRGRGRGR; this is encoded by the exons ATGAAGCTCGTCAG GTTCTTGATGAAGTTGAACAACGAGACAGTGTCGATCGAGCTCAAGAACGGCACCGTTGTCAACGGCACCATTACAG GTGTGGATATCAGTATGAATACGCATTTGAAGACAGTGAAACTTACGCTGAAGGGGAAGAACCCAGTGACTCTGGATCATCTCAGCGTGAGGGGAAACAACATTCGATACTATATCCTCCCAGATAGTTTGAATCTTGAGACTCTGCTAGTTGAAGAGACACCTAGGGTCAAGCCCAAGAAGCCAACTGCAG ggaGACCCGTGGGCCGTGGACGTGGGCGCGGTCGTGGTCGGGGACGTGGGCGTGGCCGTTAA
- the LOC18767423 gene encoding mRNA-capping enzyme yields MDGEERSLGLKRKNPYQDSGFQSRNHQAFDRHMLPEGWVGCPAYGEEISCIIPSKVPLGESFKDHIRGETYTPKQVIHQQRLLGRELGLVIDLTNTTRYYPVSDWTKEGIRHVKIQCRGRDSVPDNVAVDKFLYEVSQFFSHRADPTECILVHCTHGHNRTGFMIVHFLVRNESISVTEAINKFAKARHPGIYKQDYIDELYMFYHERKPESVVCPQTPEWKRCSDLDDKAGAVMYQDNENHVRNEAMTIDDVLGEPIPFDQQKTMREACYHALKLGAGGRGNLQFPGSHPVSLNRDNQQLLRQRYYYATWKADGTRYMMLITWDGCYLIDRKFCFRRVQMRFPCKFSNKVIPEKTHHFTLLDGEMIIDTDPNTHKQERRYLIYDVMAINQLSLTELPFHERWKMLEKEVIEPRNMERDTLSKSPEPYYRYDLEQFSVRRKGFWLLSTVTKLLRKFIPGLSHASDGLIFQGWDDPYVPRTHEGLLKWKFPEMNSVDFLFELGVDGRELLFLNERGKKKLMGGYRVVFKDELDPALCSGKIIECSWDAEGNVWVCMRTRPDKSTPNEFNTYKKVMRSIKDNITEEVLLKEIDQIVRLPMYADRIRNDIKAHEHNSSSRRR; encoded by the exons ATG gatggagaagaaagaagcttgggcttgaaaagaaagaacccATATCAGGATTCTGGGTTTCAAAGTAGGAACCATCAAGCTTTTGATAGACACATGCTTCCTGAAG GTTGGGTGGGTTGCCCTGCATATGGTGAAGAAATAAGTTGTATAATTCCTTCAAAAGTACCGCTTGGTGAGTCTTTCAAGGATCATATTCGTGGTGAAACATACACTCCAAAGCAAGTCATTCATCAACAAAGACTTCTAGGAAGAGAA CTTGGTTTAGTGATTGATTTAACAAACACTACTCGTTACTATCCCGTTTCGGATTGGACAAAAGAAGGCATTCGTCATGTTAAG ATACAATGCAGAGGAAGGGATTCCGTACCTGATAATGTAGCTGTAGATAAATTTCTCTATGAG GTATCACAATTTTTCTCCCATAGAGCTGACCCAACGGAGTGTATACTTGTCCACTGTACACATGGGCATAACCGCACCGGTTTCATGATTGTTCATTTTCTTGTGCGTAACGAATCAATTTCTGTTACTGAG gcaataaataaatttgccAAGGCACGGCATCCAGGAATATATAAACAGGACTATATTGATGAACTTTACATGTTTTATCATGAACGAAAGCCGGAATCAGTTGTTTGCCCACAAACTCCAGAGTGGAAGAGATGTTCCGATCTTGATGACAAGGCTGGAGCTGTGATGTATCAGGACAAT GAAAATCACGTGAGAAATGAAGCAATGACAATTGATGATGTTTTGGGTGAACCAATACCTTTTGACCAGCAAAAAACGATGCGAGAAGCCTGTTATCATGCACTCAAGTTGGGTGCAGGG GGTAGAGGGAATTTACAATTTCCAGGGTCGCATCCTGTTTCGCTCAACAG GGACAACCAACAATTATTAAGGCAACGCTATTACTACGCCACATGGAAAGCTGATGGAACACGTTATATGATGCTAATTACTTGGGACGGCTGTTACTTGATTGATAGGAAATTTTGTTTCCGAAGGGTCCAGATGCGTTTTCCTTGCAAATTCTCAAATAAG GTTATACCTGAGAAGACTCACCACTTCACATTACTTGATGGAGAGATGATAATTGACACTGACCCAAATACTCATAAGCAAGAGAGAAGATACCTCATTTATGACGTCATGGCAATCAACCAACTCTCTCTCACAGAG TTGCCATTCCATGAACGGTGGAAAATGCTTGAAAAAGAAGTGATTGAGCCTCGAAATATGGAACGTGATACTCTTTCCAAGAGTCCAGAGCCTTATTACAGATATGACTTGGAACAATTCAGT GTGAGGAGGAAGGGTTTTTGGTTACTATCTACTGTTACAAAACTTTTGAGGAAATTCATTCCTGGGCTTTCACATGCATCTGATGGTCTGATATTCCAG GGCTGGGATGATCCATATGTACCCCGCACACATGAAGGTCTTTTGAAGTGGAAATTTCCTGAAATGAATTCAGTTGATTTTCTCTTTGAG TTAGGAGTTGATGGTCGGGAGCTACTTTTTCTGAATGAGCGTGGAAAGAAGAAGCTAATGGGAGGCTATAGGGTGGTTTTTAAAG ATGAGCTCGACCCTGCTCTTTGTTCAGGGAAAATTATTGAGTGCTCCTGGGATGCAGAGGGAAATGTATGGGTGTGCATGCGGACTAGGCCAGACAAATCAACCCCAAATGAGTTCAATACCTATAAGAAG GTAATGCGAAGCATAAAGGATAATATCACGGAGGAAGTTTTGTTGAAGGAGATAGATCAGATTGTTCGGCTACCCATGTATGCTGACCGGATACGGAACGATATTAAGGCCCATGAGCACAATTCTTCTTCCCGGCGCCGGTGA
- the LOC109946268 gene encoding uncharacterized protein LOC109946268 has product MVKKSQKPRECEEQSKNLTKPMSFPSKSSINKKRKSKSTEKKDEAYVDDDIFVDLEDLMPELLKSLEHEQVASNCTSTVIDPIPQSGNDYDFFTLADIENIFEDDLSNINVDGNYFPITNNDDNNSSSSNNVDAAVMAHVTGVEEHETTSFEANDNFVTDYLMDVLDNCDNSEDDKNYDGDDGSDDDDDEDDDSSEDDDIGYNSDDGSNDDDGDSPLVPSCDVDQLLEQYIVFA; this is encoded by the coding sequence ATGGTGAAAAAGTCACAAAAACCGAGAGAATGTGAGGAACAGTCCAAAAATTTGACGAAGCCAATGTCGTTTCCATCAAAGTCTTCGATCAACAAGAAGAGGAAATCAAAGTCGACGGAGAAAAAGGATGAGGcttatgttgatgatgatatttttGTTGATCTTGAGGATTTAATGCCAGAATTGTTGAAGTCTTTGGAGCATGAGCAGGTTGCTAGTAATTGCACCTCTACAGTAATTGATCCAATTCCCCAATCGGGCAatgattatgatttttttactcTAGCagatattgaaaatatatttgaggATGATTTGAGCAACATTAATGTTGATGGTAATTATTTTCCAATTACCAATAATGATGATAATAATAGCTCCTCCTCCAACAATGTTGACGCCGCGGTGATGGCGCATGTGACCGGAGTTGAGGAACATGAGACGACAAGCTTTGAAGCAAATGACAACTTTGTTACTGATTATTTAATGGATGTGTTGGATAATTGCGACAACAGTGAGGATGACAAAAATTACGATGGTGACGATGGCAGCGACGATGATGACGACGAGGATGATGATAGCAGCGAAGATGACGATATCGGATATAATAGTGACGATGGTAGCAACGACGACGATGGCGATAGTCCTCTAGTGCCAAGCTGCGATGTTGATCAATTATTAGAACAATATATTGTTTTCGCTTAA
- the LOC18766791 gene encoding basic 7S globulin, with protein MHTQLHLFMPTSTTINRPFPQLNHPTITMASSTQYCLFFSISTLLLLFFNASPVLAQQSFRPKALVIPVSKDASTLQYTTHITQRTPLVPINLVLDLGGQFLWVDCEQNYVSSTYRPARCRSAQCSLARASGCGDCFSSPKPGCNNNTCGLTPDNTVTGTATGGELAYDVVSVPSTNGFNPGRNVSVSQFLFTCAPTFLLEGLAAGVSGMAGLGRTRISLPSQFASAFSFDRKFAICLSSSVSSNGVVFFGDGPYVMLPNVDVSESLIYTPLFINPVSTASAFSQGEASSEYFIKVNSIKVNEKPVAVNTTLLSIDRDGVGGTKISTVNPYTVLEASIFKAVTEAFISESKSMNITRVSSVGPFEVCFSRDNVLSTRVGPAVPSIDLVLQNESTFWRVFGANSMVQVNDDVLCLAVVNGGESPRTSIVIGGYQLENNLLQFDLATSRLGFSSSLLFRQTTCSNFNFTSTN; from the coding sequence ATGCATACACAGCTACATTTATTTATGCCCACCTCAACAACTATAAATAGACCTTTCCCTCAACTCAACCATCCAACCATAACCATGGCCTCCTCTACTCAATATTGCCTCTTCTTCTCTATCTCTACCCTTCTCCTCCTTTTCTTCAATGCCTCTCCCGTTTTGGCTCAGCAGTCTTTCAGGCCTAAAGCCCTCGTCATCCCAGTCTCAAAAGACGCTTCTACCCTCCAATACACCACACATATTACCCAAAGGACCCCCCTCGTGCCCATAAACCTCGTCCTTGATCTAGGTGGCCAGTTCTTATGGGTCGACTGCGAACAAAACTACGTGTCCTCCACGTACCGCCCAGCTCGTTGCCGCTCAGCTCAATGCTCACTCGCACGAGCCAGCGGCTGCGGCGATTGCTTCTCGTCCCCAAAACCTGGCTGCAACAACAACACGTGCGGCCTCACACCCGACAACACCGTCACGGGCACGGCCACAGGCGGTGAACTCGCGTACGACGTCGTCTCTGTCCCGTCAACCAACGGGTTCAACCCCGGCCGAAACGTCAGCGTTTCGCAGTTCCTCTTCACTTGCGCGCCAACGTTCCTATTAGAAGGACTCGCCGCGGGTGTATCGGGCATGGCTGGTCTCGGCCGCACCAGAATATCTCTCCCTTCCCAATTCGCATCCGCCTTCAGCTTCGACAGGAAATTCGCCATCTGCTTGTCGTCCTCCGTGTCATCAAACGGCGTCGTGTTCTTCGGCGACGGCCCGTACGTCATGCTCCCAAACGTCGACGTTTCAGAGTCATTAATCTACACCCCGCTCTTCATAAATCCAGTCAGCACGGCCTCCGCCTTCTCCCAAGGGGAAGCCTCGTCCGAATACTTCATCAAAGTCAACTCCATCAAGGTCAACGAGAAACCAGTCGCTGTCAACACGACACTGCTGTCGATCGACCGCGACGGCGTGGGTGGGACCAAGATCAGCACCGTCAACCCCTACACCGTCCTCGAGGCCTCCATTTTCAAAGCCGTAACCGAGGCTTTTATCAGCGAGTCTAAATCCATGAACATTACCAGAGTGTCCTCTGTAGGCCCCTTCGAGGTGTGCTTCAGCCGGGACAACGTGCTGAGCACACGTGTGGGGCCGGCCGTGCCGAGCATTGACCTTGTGCTGCAGAACGAGAGCACGTTCTGGAGGGTGTTCGGGGCCAACTCGATGGTGCAGGTGAACGACGACGTTCTGTGCCTTGCAGTTGTGAACGGCGGTGAGAGCCCAAGGACTTCGATTGTGATCGGAGGGTACCAGTTGGAGAACAATCTGCTGCAATTCGATTTGGCCACGTCGAGGCTGGGCTTCAGCTCCTCGCTTCTGTTTAGGCAAACCACATGCtccaacttcaacttcacctCCACCAATTAA
- the LOC18766449 gene encoding uncharacterized protein LOC18766449 isoform X2, which translates to MAHAHCSQPDITKINVECHKCQEKLRRFLSKFQADKQVFKEAVGLVCEDTLPQPHLHNGMQHNASRSHISNVAAAGNGYGGAQEGLEIIRWAQMAELQKLPNFHKLRKLELTQSGVDRRIKLTFFNDHKMDGQDQQIHIVKDDRPHGGGSCSNVNNIGPSANTAMSKNKTCCSSNHGDHQGGEGSSSTSTCDGGSNHNFEFQYVHTSEGVPTAAAGNNIGSHTYLIPNCHEPAVTVKHAAVGCEDVIASKCTIL; encoded by the exons ATGGCCCATGCTCACTGTTCTCAG CCAGacattacaaaaataaacGTAGAATGCCACAAGTGTCAAGAGAAGCTGAGGAGATTTCTGTCAAAATTTCAGG CAGACAAGCAAGTGTTCAAAGAGGCAGTTGGGCTTGTGTGTGAGGATACTCTGCCACAACCCCATCTGCACAATGGCATGCAACACAATGCTAGCAGAAGCCACATTTCCAATGTAGCAGCAGCAGGCAATGGTTATGGAGGAGCACAAGAGGGGCTTGAGATTATAAGATGGGCTCAAATGGCAGAGCTCCAAAAATTGCCTAACTTCCACAAGCTAAGGAAGCTGGAACTTACCCAGTCTGGGGTCGACAGAAGAATCAAGCTTACCTTCTTCAATGACCACAAAATGGATGGTCAGGATCAACAGATTCATATAGTCAAGGATGATAGGCCTCATGGTGGAGGAAGCTGCAGCAATGTTAATAATATTGGGCCCTCTGCAAATACTGCAatgtccaaaaacaaaacttgttGCTCAAGCAACCATGGAGATCATCAAGGTGGTGAAGGAAGCAGTTCCACGAGTACTTGTGACGGTGGTAGCAACCATAACTTTGAATTTCAATATGTTCATACTTCCGAAGGGGTACCGACGGCAGCTGCGGGCAATAATATTGGTTCACACACGTATTTGATTCCAAACTGCCATGAGCCCGCCGTGACCGTCAAACATGCGGCGGTCGGATGTGAGGATGTGATCGCAAGCAAATGCACCATCTTGTGA
- the LOC18766449 gene encoding uncharacterized protein LOC18766449 isoform X3 encodes MAHAHCSQPDITKINVECHKCQEKLRRFLSKFQDKQVFKEAVGLVCEDTLPQPHLHNGMQHNASRSHISNVAAAGNGYGGAQEGLEIIRWAQMAELQKLPNFHKLRKLELTQSGVDRRIKLTFFNDHKMDGQDQQIHIVKDDRPHGGGSCSNVNNIGPSANTAMSKNKTCCSSNHGDHQGGEGSSSTSTCDGGSNHNFEFQYVHTSEGVPTAAAGNNIGSHTYLIPNCHEPAVTVKHAAVGCEDVIASKCTIL; translated from the exons ATGGCCCATGCTCACTGTTCTCAG CCAGacattacaaaaataaacGTAGAATGCCACAAGTGTCAAGAGAAGCTGAGGAGATTTCTGTCAAAATTTCAGG ACAAGCAAGTGTTCAAAGAGGCAGTTGGGCTTGTGTGTGAGGATACTCTGCCACAACCCCATCTGCACAATGGCATGCAACACAATGCTAGCAGAAGCCACATTTCCAATGTAGCAGCAGCAGGCAATGGTTATGGAGGAGCACAAGAGGGGCTTGAGATTATAAGATGGGCTCAAATGGCAGAGCTCCAAAAATTGCCTAACTTCCACAAGCTAAGGAAGCTGGAACTTACCCAGTCTGGGGTCGACAGAAGAATCAAGCTTACCTTCTTCAATGACCACAAAATGGATGGTCAGGATCAACAGATTCATATAGTCAAGGATGATAGGCCTCATGGTGGAGGAAGCTGCAGCAATGTTAATAATATTGGGCCCTCTGCAAATACTGCAatgtccaaaaacaaaacttgttGCTCAAGCAACCATGGAGATCATCAAGGTGGTGAAGGAAGCAGTTCCACGAGTACTTGTGACGGTGGTAGCAACCATAACTTTGAATTTCAATATGTTCATACTTCCGAAGGGGTACCGACGGCAGCTGCGGGCAATAATATTGGTTCACACACGTATTTGATTCCAAACTGCCATGAGCCCGCCGTGACCGTCAAACATGCGGCGGTCGGATGTGAGGATGTGATCGCAAGCAAATGCACCATCTTGTGA
- the LOC18766449 gene encoding uncharacterized protein LOC18766449 isoform X1, giving the protein MAKKPVKYSVVDAFTESAFKGNPAAVCLLEEDKDDQWLQAVASEFNLSETCYLTRVTDSTPTSAPRFGLRWFTPSNEVELCGHATLAAAYTLFKSGLINSNFIEFATLSGILTAKKVPDVKTANGSNNIQNGEAQKSYFIELNFPAAPSYEFNSSEVSLISEALDGASMIDIRKTHVTDDLLVVLPSAKAVVDLQPKFDAIQKCPGSRGVIVTGIAPPESEYDFYSRFFCPKYGIDEDPVCGSAHCALASYWCKKLGKSDVFAYAASPRGGAVSMHLDEQNQRVLLRGKAVTVMEGTVLV; this is encoded by the exons ATGGCGAAGAAACCAGTGAAATACTCCGTG GTGGATGCTTTCACTGAATCAGCTTTCAAGGGAAACCCAGCAGCGGTTTGCTTGTTAGAAGAAGATAAAGACGACCAGTGGTTGCAGGCCGTGGCCTCCGAGTTCAATCTATCCGAGACTTGTTATCTGACTCGGGTCACCGATTCCACGCCTACTTCAGCTCCTAGGTTTGGTCTCAGATGGTTCACGCCTTCCAACGAG GTTGAGCTTTGTGGTCATGCAACATTAGCGGCTGCATACACTCTCTTTAAGTCTGGTTTGATAAATTCCAACTTTATTGAGTTTGCTACATTATCTGGAATCCTAACAGCTAAAAAGGTTCCAGATGTTAAGACAGCCAATGGTtcaaataatattcaaaatggtGAAGCACAAAAGTCCTATTTCATTGAACTGAATTTTCCTGCCGCCCCATCTTATGAATTCAACTCTAGTGAGGTTTCATTGATCTCCGAGGCCTTGGATGGTGCTTCTATGATTGATATAAGGAAGACACATGTCACCGACGATCTACTT gTTGTGCTTCCATCAGCAAAAGCTGTGGTAGATTTACAGCCAAAGTTTGATGCGATCCAAAAATGTCCAGGGTCTAGGGGAGTGATTGTAACAGGGATTGCTCCTCCAGAGTCTGAATATGATTTTTACAGTAGATTCTTCTGCCCTAAATATGGGATTGATGAG GATCCTGTTTGTGGGAGCGCACATTGTGCCTTAGCATCATACTGGTGCAAAAAACTGGGAAAGTCTGATGTTTTTGCATATGCG GCATCCCCTCGAGGCGGAGCAGTAAGCATGCATCTAGATGAGCAGAATCAAAGGGTGCTGCTGCGAGGGAAAGCTGTTACTGTCATGGAAGGAACTGTCTTAGTTTGA
- the LOC109950750 gene encoding uncharacterized protein LOC109950750: MAKKPVKYSVVDAFTESAFKGNPAAVCLLEEDKDDKWLQAVASEFNLSETCYLTRVTDSTPTSAPRFGLRWFTPSNEVELCGHATLAAAYTLFKSGLINSNFIEFATLSGILTAKKVPDVKTANDSNNIQNGEAQKSYFIELNFPAAPSYEFNSSEVSLISEALDGASMIDIRKTYVTDDLLVVLPSAKAVVDLQPKFDAIQKCPGSGGVIVTGIAPPESEYDFYSRYFCPKNGIGEDPVCGSAHCALAPYWCKKLGKSDVFAYAASPRGGAVSMHLDEQNQRVLLRGKAVTVMEGTVLV; the protein is encoded by the exons ATGGCAAAGAAACCAGTGAAATACTCCGTG GTGGATGCCTTCACTGAATCAGCTTTCAAGGGAAACCCAGCAGCGGTTTGCTTGTtagaagaagataaagatgACAAGTGGTTGCAGGCCGTGGCCTCCGAGTTCAATCTATCCGAGACTTGTTATCTGACTCGGGTCACCGATTCCACGCCTACTTCAGCTCCTAGGTTTGGTCTCAGATGGTTCACGCCTTCCAACGAG GTTGAGCTTTGTGGTCATGCAACATTAGCGGCTGCATACACTCTCTTTAAGTCTGGTTTGATAAATTCCAACTTTATTGAGTTTGCTACATTATCTGGAATCCTAACAGCTAAAAAGGTTCCAGATGTTAAGACAGCCAATGATtcaaataatattcaaaatggtGAAGCACAAAAGTCCTATTTCATTGAACTGAATTTTCCTGCCGCCCCATCTTATGAATTCAACTCTAGTGAGGTTTCATTGATCTCCGAGGCCTTGGATGGTGCTTCTATGATTGATATAAGGAAAACATATGTCACCGACGATCTACTT gTTGTACTTCCATCAGCAAAAGCTGTTGTAGATTTACAGCCAAAGTTTGATGCAATCCAAAAATGTCCAGGGTCTGGGGGAGTGATTGTAACAGGGATTGCTCCTCCAGAGTCTGAATATGATTTTTACAGCAGATACTTCTGCCCTAAAAATGGGATTGGTGAG GATCCTGTTTGTGGGAGCGCACATTGTGCCTTAGCACCATACTGGTGCAAAAAACTGGGAAAGTCTGATGTTTTTGCATATgcg GCATCCCCTCGAGGCGGAGCGGTAAGCATGCATCTAGATGAGCAGAATCAAAGGGTGCTGCTGCGAGGGAAAGCTGTTACTGTCATGGAAGGAACTGTCTTAGTTTGA
- the LOC18768053 gene encoding R3H domain-containing protein 4: MATPDILNREDGLLLSSPLLEPRNGESVKSRGMSIEKKIEFLESLAGTVSNRRSRRWINDRLLMELVPRLNAEEIRGLFAPPPWGDDVPLSPFCMTNVREWDTFRNIDMDKQANIIGSSISPCAKNKGPVDADKMAVLNAWRRIDSRTRQALRRSVVSELIECYEERIRAFVRETEDGDGLILQVQDPFRRLLLHGVCEFYNLVSVTVIESENGEAIKVTKITKKMGRSIELPNITLSHFLKMSKQGMW, encoded by the exons ATGGCGACTCCTGACATTCTTAACAGAGAAGACGGCCTTTtgctctcctctcctctcctgGAACCTCGAAAtg GAGAGAGTGTCAAATCTCGTGGCATGTCaattgagaagaagattgagTTTCTTGAGAGCTTGGCTGGAACG gTAAGCAACCGACGGTCTCGAAGATGGATTAACGATCGTCTTTTGATGGAACTTGTTCCTCGTCTAAATGCAGAAGAAATTAGAGGCTTGTTTGCTCCACCACCTTGGG GTGATGATGTACCGCTGTCACCATTTTGCATGACTAATGTACGAGAGTGGGACACATTTAGGAATATAGACATGGACAAACAG GCTAATATCATTGGTTCCTCAATAAGCCCCTGTGCAAAGAATAAGGGTCCTGTTGATGCTGATAAAATGGCTGTGTTAAATGCATGGCGAAGGATTGATTCTCGAACAAGACAGGCACTTCGTCGTAGCGTTGTTTCAGAGCTTATTGAGTGCTATGAG GAGCGCATAAGGGCTTTTGTGAGAGAGACTGAAGATGGAGATGGTCTCATCCTGCAGGTTCAAGATCCTTTCCGTCGATTGTTGCTCCATGGTGTTTGTGAG TTCTACAACTTGGTGTCGGTGACGGTTATTGAATCAGAGAATGGGGAGGCCATTAAGGTGACAaagataacaaagaaaatgggGCGTTCAATTGAACTTCCAAATATCACTCTATCCCATTTCTTGAAGATGTCCAAGCAAGGAATGTGGTGA